In the Cyanobacteriota bacterium genome, TCCGTTAAACCCAATTGCTATGGCGCTTGGATCGGGTGCAAGTTTTGTTGCTAGAGCTTTTTCTGGTAACCCAAAACAAGCAGTTGAGATTTACAAAGCAGCTATCCAGCACAAAGGATTTGCTTTAGTTGATACCTTCTCTCCTTGCGTTACTTTCAATAAAGTAAACACAGCACAGTTTTATAGAGACAATACTTATGATCTAGCTGCTGAAGGACATGACAAAACTAATCTGGAAGCAGCTTTCACTGTGGCGACTAGAGATACTTATGCTAGTGGCAGAATCGCTACTGGTATTTTTTATCAAAACCCACGTCCTTGCTACGAAGAGGGCGAGAAAGATACTCTCTCTACTCCGATCTGTGATCATAAGCTAGGGATTAGTGCTGCTAGAGCTGAAGAGCTCAAAGACGGTTTTAAGTAAGCATCCATTTGTGATATTATTTATCACTGACTCCAATGGCGGATACTTCAGCAATTCAATTAAAGCCCATCACTGTTTTTGCAGATAAAATCAACGCTGCTTATGGCGTTAACAATCGTGCTTCTGTTTCAGAGATCAAACAACTTTTGAGAGAATATAGACAATCAGTGTTGATACCATTGATACCTGACACTTCAAGATCTTCAATAGATCTAAACCATATAGATCCACAAAGTGACCAATATAAAACAATGGTTGCAAAGAGAGCAGCAATGATTGCTTATATGATTGAATGCGAACTGAATCCCATTTTTGATGAGACACATTCGCGTTTTGAGAAGTCATTTACAGCAATGAAAGAGCAGTTAATTAGTTTACAAGCAGGGGAAGAATTTCAATCCTTCGTTCGTAATGCTTATTACAAAGTTGTAAACTTTTTTGATGATATTTTGGGAGAAGAAGGTTATGTGCGTCGTGGTTTAACTTCTAATATCAAGTTTTTATTTGGTTTAATTGCAATTTCCCCTCAACTTCTTAAAAGGCAGGGAGTTGAAATTAGCAATATCTCTAAAGAGACTTTTAAAACATCAATCCTGAATGGATTAAAACTAGTAGGTGAAATAGCAAAATATGAACAGTCAGTTTTTACAGACTCGAATCTATTAACTAATATATGGCACAGTTCACCAGATCAGATGACGCCAGAATATTTTGAATTGATTCATCATGGTGATGCTTACAATTTTACGGTGAATCAAGATTATATAAGTGCTATGGAGCAAAAAGCAAGTGACGCTCAAGCCAGGTTTGCTGATTTCAGAGAGAGAGGTTTGCCTGTGCCCAAAAGCACTAGT is a window encoding:
- a CDS encoding thiamine pyrophosphate-dependent enzyme, with protein sequence IHAMRRNIDMTDIVMNNSIYGLTTGQTSPTSNEGMKTKSTPFGNPEAPLNPIAMALGSGASFVARAFSGNPKQAVEIYKAAIQHKGFALVDTFSPCVTFNKVNTAQFYRDNTYDLAAEGHDKTNLEAAFTVATRDTYASGRIATGIFYQNPRPCYEEGEKDTLSTPICDHKLGISAARAEELKDGFK